AACGTACTGTTGGCAGAGATTGGAAATTCAACTGGTTTCCCAGGGACACTTTCATGTGTTTCAGCGAGATACAGAGTACCACTGCCCTTTTGGACAACGAAAACCTCTTCACAGGAGTGCCTGTGAATCGGTGTTGCTGCACCTGGAGCAAACGTTTGAAGCCATATCTCAACCTGGAAAACCAAACAGAAACAGATGTTCTTTTATCTAGTGTTTAGCGTGTGCTCCATCACCACAATGTCCAACcatgaaagaacaaaaaaacaaacataagtGTTTGGTAATAAGAAACAAGCAGATACATATGGACAGAGTTTGAGCATTACCTCTTTCATTCCGTGCAATACGGACCCAGCTACAGTCATGTGGGTAAGACCTGGTATTCCATAGGAATCCTGAGGAAGTTCACTAATGTTCCTCACGATTGGTAAGCCTGGGATTCACCATTCaatagtcaaaaaaaaaaaaaaacaagtaataACATCAGAAGTATCTAAAGCTACATATAGATAAAGTTGCATCAGAAGCAGACATCTAGAGATTGAGAGAGAAAGCAATTTTATTATAGACATCAGGAGCCTCACCATTGATCAGACAAGGGGATCCTAGAGTTGCTTCAGAGAAGTAGAACAGAAGAAGCGTGACGGAGAAGATGGCGGCGATCTGAGATGAGGAAGAGGATCCATACGAAATGAGGATCATATCTCGATGCTTCTTGTAACCGACTTACTCTTTTAcaatcttaacttatattaaaCCAAAGTGGTAGGACTGATTTGAGGTAAGATATAAATCCATTGGTTTTATTACTTTATATGGTAAAACAAAGTTGTTACTATTTGGTCAAACGATATAAAACTCTGATTTAGATTTCATGTGAATGTCGGTAGGTCGGTACTGTTCTTTAGAAGAATTAGTTAAAGTCCAGTTCAGATATACCGgtcaataaaaagaaaactctaACCTATACGAAAGATAAAATATCAGTCCACGTCTTGTGTTTCAGAATGAAGGTGAAATGGACGGTGCAATGGCAGAGCCGGTTCAGAaacttgaaacaaaataaaaataattgccCACGtccctttatatatatattaaaaagaagcATTAATTtttgggagaattaccaattgtgactcaaaacttggagtcaaacccaaaagagtaccccaacttgggtcaaaggcaaaagtaacctaaaaggctattgaaattacaactatctccttgtgaacaaacaaaaaaacggatttttttttacgtttctacccctcgcaagtcgtctgtaaacagacgacttgaaaataagtcgtccagacgactttaatttaagtcgtctggacagttattcttaaacataatttaaaaattttgtaaaaaatattttgataagtgaaaaattggaattatgtaattaacatatgtcttaagagatataaattaatatataacaaatttcaattgttttcagcccagatgagtgaaagtagtgagtcatgatattctttagtttatgttccatcaacatatgttgtagtattgtatgtgttcttagggttagattttggaaagcattaaaaccgtttttgaaattttttaaaattacctaggcgtgttcatttctgtgtatagtaaacactattgaagtataatttgattttataacgtggttagtaagttaatttagtcattttagtttaggggttcattttagggtattggacgacttaatatttagtcttctgttcccagacgactaaatattaggtcgtctgatgtacattatcagccagaataagtcgtctaaaccggaccaaaccttaaaatttaccaatgtacttttaaagctaaccggattatttacccaatatataaggtgattttttttttttcattttccgcgaacagaaaccctaacagttctctctcaccggcgatatcaaaggcgattcgaattcccactatttccgaacaaccatcgttctcaacgtcggctatctatctcacttcattctcaccgttgtcgccgcagcttcttctaaccctagcgccgccgattcctctaaaccctagcgcccccgcttccactatttccgaacaaaccgtcgccctcgccaccgtgctcaccaacgttctcaccgccgcttactctaaacactagctagcaccgccgcttcttctaaaccctagcgccgccgcttcttctaaaccctagcgccgccgcttcttctctgtaaaccgtagcgccgtttctctgtaaaccctaacgccggtaagtcatcaaactcgtggaaaagatgaacataaaacgttgtctctttcaatttactcattctcaccgtttcacgtttattttttcagatctataaccacaatgacgagtactcgaactccttctgcgactaatcaggtccgcttgaaatttttctactggaagacttgtaaataagtcgtctggaaagtcttcaacctggacgacttagtacgtccatttggaagactttccagacgacttaaatataagtcgtcaattaagtcgtccagttggacgactttctagacgacttatatttaagtcgtctactaagtcgtctggagtaacaattaaggcgtgattgatttagcttgtgttctgacttctattgttgtctttgattattttgcagacaaaaaggatggatattccagaactcccccgtaggttatacacattaggggaagagccagaaccccacaatagcatttcgtatcatacggataacacgaagttgcatactgctcttagggaagctctcactgatgctgaatttgaagagctcaaggagtcgagattgggagttttcatcaagttcaaggagcagggatttggttgggcttcaaggctggttcactacttgctcggtttaaagctggacattaagaagaagtacgagatgtggtgtctcgttggtccagaacctgcgaggttttcactgttagagtttgaaaacatcactggtctaaactgcgagtacatcgaggaccttgagacaccagaatgtgaagttaccccacagatggtttctttctgggagatgatgggagttcatcgggaagctgggccaactactgatcagataatagcagcactgaagagatgcggggattggtccagggaagatcgcaagcgactcgcgtacctttc
This genomic stretch from Raphanus sativus cultivar WK10039 chromosome 3, ASM80110v3, whole genome shotgun sequence harbors:
- the LOC108844496 gene encoding auxin-binding protein 1 gives rise to the protein MILISYGSSSSSQIAAIFSVTLLLFYFSEATLGSPCLINGLPIVRNISELPQDSYGIPGLTHMTVAGSVLHGMKEVEIWLQTFAPGAATPIHRHSCEEVFVVQKGSGTLYLAETHESVPGKPVEFPISANSTFHIPINDAHQVKNTGHEDLQVLVIISRPPIKIFTYDDWFMPHTAARLKFPFYWDEQCFQESQKDEL